The DNA window GAGGGATCTACGATGTTAGGCATTAGTGTTTCGCTTAATAAGTAGTAGAGGTCTCCTTCGTCGACATGACAAAACAACTGCGTCTCGAGTGCATTACATATTATTATATAGTTATAACAAACGTAACATACCTCTTCCAATCTACGTCCCTAAACGCTATTCGCCGCGGCGAACTAAATCCCGAATCCTAGCCCTATATTTGCACATTAAATGCAGTTCGTCAATCCCGGTTTTTTGTGGGCCATGCTGGCGGTATCCTTACCGATACTCATACATTTGTTCAATTTTAGGCGGTTCAAGCGGGTTATGTTCACCAATATCAGCCTGCTTAGGAATATTCAAATTGAAACCAAAAATAGACAAAGAGTCAAAAACCTACTGATACTTTTAGCACGTTGTTTGGCCATTATATTTTTGGTGATGGCATTTGCCCAACCTTTCATTCCTGCCAGCAATCAGAATACCGATAACCGCCGCCGTGCCGTAAGTGTATATATAGATAATTCTTATAGCATGAACGCCACAGGCAGCAGCGGCGACCTTTTGCAAACAGCCAAGAACCGTGCAAGAGAGTTGGTGAAAAGCATGCGTGAGACCGATCGTTTCCAGATATTGAGCAACGATTTCACGGGCAAAGGCCAGCATTTATTAGGCAAAGACGAAGCACTGGCAGCTATCGATGAAGTGAAATTGAATCCAGTAAGTCGTTATATGTCGGCCATTATGGAAAGGCAGAAAGAAGCGTTGAGCCGAGCAACTGGCATGCGTAAGATGGCTATTATGGTTAGCGATTTTCAAAAGACCACCGCCGATATTTCAGCATTGAAACCTGATAGCAATATACAAACTTTATTGGTGCCACTTAAGGCCAATGAAGTGCAAAATGTTGCGATAGATTCTTGTTGGTTCGAGAGCCCTTTTATACAATTGAATGGTGCCAATAAACTGATGGTTTCTATTAAAAACTATGGCGAACAAAATATAGAAAATGGTTCTATCAGTTTGAAGTTAAACGGAAAACAAAAAGCAGTTTCAGGATTCAATTGCGGAAAGCATACAAGTGCCACAGCAGTATTATCTTTCACATTAGACCAAGCAGGATGGCAGAGCGGAGAGCTGGCCATAGTAGACAATCCCATTACGTTCGACGATAAGTTTTATATAGCTTTTGAGTCGGCCAAAAACTATAATATATTATGTGTGAATGGCAACGCAGAATCATCTGCAATCAATAATGTTTTTGCAACGGAGCCTGTGTGTAAGCTTACCAATTTACCTGAGAGTAGAATAGATTATCAACTATTATCAAAAAGCGATTTGGTGATATTAAATGGGTGCAATGAAATTAGTAGCGGTACTATTGATGAGCTTAATAAGTATATGAATAAAGGAGGGGATCTTATGGTGTTTCCGGGTGTGAAAGGAGTAGATAAATTGAATAATTTAGTAGTAGCCTATCAATTAAAATATATAGAAAAGCCATCTGAAATAAAAACTGAGGTAGAACAAATTAATGAACAAAGTAATTTGTTTGCGGGAGTATATGAAAAAAAATCGCAGCAAGATGAATTGCCCACCGTAAAAAAGTTTTATAAGATAGAAGCGGGAAATTCATCAGGATTTGAACCAGTGATGAAACTAAAAAACGGAGGTTGGTTTGCTATACAATCAAAAGCAGGTAAAGGTAAAATCATAATGGTAGCATCGCCGCTATTGCCCGATTGGTGTGGT is part of the Bacteroidota bacterium genome and encodes:
- a CDS encoding BatA and WFA domain-containing protein, with protein sequence MQFVNPGFLWAMLAVSLPILIHLFNFRRFKRVMFTNISLLRNIQIETKNRQRVKNLLILLARCLAIIFLVMAFAQPFIPASNQNTDNRRRAVSVYIDNSYSMNATGSSGDLLQTAKNRARELVKSMRETDRFQILSNDFTGKGQHLLGKDEALAAIDEVKLNPVSRYMSAIMERQKEALSRATGMRKMAIMVSDFQKTTADISALKPDSNIQTLLVPLKANEVQNVAIDSCWFESPFIQLNGANKLMVSIKNYGEQNIENGSISLKLNGKQKAVSGFNCGKHTSATAVLSFTLDQAGWQSGELAIVDNPITFDDKFYIAFESAKNYNILCVNGNAESSAINNVFATEPVCKLTNLPESRIDYQLLSKSDLVILNGCNEISSGTIDELNKYMNKGGDLMVFPGVKGVDKLNNLVVAYQLKYIEKPSEIKTEVEQINEQSNLFAGVYEKKSQQDELPTVKKFYKIEAGNSSGFEPVMKLKNGGWFAIQSKAGKGKIIMVASPLLPDWCGLAQSPYFIPMMLKAAFISKPIGNLFNRIGGNGLVPLGVEVLKTEKGVKLSKDKLELVPELLNRNGETFLYTADMMKEAGNYILAANNMNPAIAYNYNNLESDMSCYEAADIEKQITNTSIKLIENSDQKLNDGLSQLALGTQLWKAFIWLALLMVMIEIALIKFLK